One window of Candidatus Tiamatella incendiivivens genomic DNA carries:
- a CDS encoding translation initiation factor IF-6 yields the protein MGDGFRVEYFDYKGNPNIGVYMAANNKLALIPMDIDAKDIETIQEILGIEVFYVKVSDTSLLGVLVALNDNGILIPRTSGDSEIRKFKSLAKSMGLELGILPSRNNAVGNMVLANNKAALVYPELDDDSLKVVRDVLDVEVDKKSIIGIPTIGSLGVITDKGGIVHRDVTEDELDWLSDYFKVNIMTGTVNFGVSFIKTGLVANSKGGLVGSETMGPELVRIQMALGG from the coding sequence GGAAATCCTAACATCGGGGTTTATATGGCTGCTAACAATAAATTGGCATTAATCCCTATGGATATTGATGCTAAGGACATAGAGACTATTCAAGAGATTCTAGGTATAGAGGTTTTCTATGTTAAGGTATCAGACACCAGTCTTCTAGGTGTACTCGTAGCATTAAATGATAATGGTATACTTATCCCAAGGACTTCGGGAGATTCGGAGATTCGTAAGTTCAAGAGTTTAGCTAAAAGTATGGGTTTAGAACTAGGTATTCTCCCTTCTAGGAATAACGCAGTAGGAAACATGGTATTAGCTAACAATAAGGCAGCTTTGGTTTACCCAGAGCTTGACGATGACTCATTAAAAGTAGTAAGAGATGTTCTTGACGTTGAAGTCGACAAGAAATCGATAATAGGAATTCCTACAATCGGTTCTCTGGGAGTTATAACGGATAAAGGAGGGATTGTTCATAGAGATGTGACAGAAGACGAGTTGGATTGGCTGTCAGATTATTTCAAGGTGAATATAATGACCGGAACGGTTAACTTTGGGGTTTCATTTATAAAGACGGGCTTAGTAGCTAATAGCAAAGGAGGACTAGTAGGCTCTGAAACCATGGGCCCAGAGTTGGTAAGAATTCAGATGGCTTTGGGTGGTTGA
- a CDS encoding eL20 family ribosomal protein: protein MSDVKVFKIRGRMLLSHDKFPEWRNFTVEVRALSLTDAVEKVYSNLGSRHKLKRYHINIDEAKEIPLDEAESTYVLSVANLEGWDES, encoded by the coding sequence ATGAGTGATGTGAAAGTGTTTAAAATTAGAGGAAGAATGCTCTTATCTCATGATAAATTCCCTGAGTGGAGAAATTTCACAGTGGAAGTTAGAGCTTTAAGCTTAACGGATGCCGTCGAAAAAGTTTACTCTAATCTAGGAAGTAGGCATAAGCTTAAGAGGTATCATATCAACATAGATGAAGCAAAGGAGATTCCATTAGATGAAGCAGAGTCTACTTATGTTCTCAGTGTAGCAAACCTCGAAGGATGGGATGAATCTTGA
- the pfdA gene encoding prefoldin subunit alpha, whose translation MSEQESRLGELYQSIQYLDQLITQLQTNLETISREILIIKQSKDSINAIAKNTENILIPIDAKSYSLVKAEKVDNAKVLVRVSSKHYAPLPPSEAIIVLDEEEKRLLKASDEVKRRISELVSERNRLQSNLSGMLQQAQNTPAQSEPEKSQK comes from the coding sequence TTGAGTGAACAGGAAAGCAGACTTGGGGAGCTATATCAGAGCATTCAGTATTTAGATCAGCTTATAACACAGCTACAGACAAATTTGGAAACAATTTCTAGAGAGATACTGATAATCAAGCAGTCTAAGGACAGTATAAATGCTATAGCTAAGAATACGGAAAATATACTTATACCTATAGACGCTAAATCATACTCCTTGGTTAAAGCCGAGAAAGTGGATAACGCTAAAGTTCTTGTTAGGGTTTCATCAAAGCATTATGCGCCTTTACCGCCTTCAGAAGCTATCATTGTTCTAGACGAAGAGGAGAAGAGGTTGCTGAAAGCATCTGACGAAGTTAAGCGAAGAATTAGTGAACTTGTCTCGGAGAGAAACAGGCTTCAATCTAACCTATCGGGCATGCTACAGCAAGCTCAGAACACACCGGCTCAGTCTGAACCTGAGAAAAGCCAAAAATAG